AAAAAAAAAGGTCAGAGAAGCAAGGGGCATAGAACTTGAACTGGAGATAAAGATAGTTGGGGATGAGTGACAGAAGACAGAAGACAGAAGACAGATATCAGACGAAGACGATTAAGGAGTTGAAGAAGAAGCGAATAGGTGTGTTGATGGGTGGGTTATCCACGGAAAGGGAGGTATCGCTCAGGACGGGTATGGCGATAAAGGATGCACTGAATGAAATGGGTTACAATGTATTTGCGATAGATGTAGGAAGAAACATAGCAGAGGTGCTTATACAAAATAAGATAGAGGTTGCATTTATTGCACTTCACGGTAGTTTCGGGGAAAATGGTGCAATTCAAGGGCTTCTTGAGGTAATGGGTATACCCTATACAGGTTCAGGTGTGCTTGCATCGGCGCTGGCTATGGATAAGATAGCATCCAGAAAGATGTTCGAATACCACAGGATACCAGTGCCACCATTTGTAGTCATAAGTCGTCAGTCGTCAGTTGTCAGTCAAAAGACTCTCGACTATCAACTCCAGACTATTGACTTCCCATTTCCATGGGTTGTGAAACCTGCTGCCGAAGGCTCAAGCATAGGTGTGAGCATAGTCTCTGACGAAGCTGAACTCAAGAGTGCTATGGATACTGCTTTCAGTTTTGGGGAAATGGCCATCATCGAAAAATACATAGATGGTAAAGAAATATCTGTAGGGATACTCAATGATATGGCACTTGGTTCGGTTGAGATAAGACCCAAAAAAGGTTTTTACAGTTATGAGGCAAAATATACTGCAGGGAAGACAGAATATATACTTCCACCTGAAGTTCCAGAGGCTGTTTATAGGGATATACTGGATATAGGACTCCGTGCACACAGGGCATTGGGGTGTAGTGGTGCGACAAGGGTTGATACGATAGTTGATAAGGAGTGGGTGACATATATGCTTGAGGTTAATACACTACCTGGTATGACTGCAACAAGTCTTTTGCCTAAGATAGCATTGGCTGCAGGGATAGATTTTAAGAGTCTTGTTGAGAATATCCTGTTGGGTGCAATAAAGGGAACCCCTAAAAAAAGGAAAGCCACCCCTTGAATATTATAAATAACAGGAAAAAATGGAAAGATAAAAGCCCCCCACAGAAGGGGTTTCCCAAAAATCGAAGATTTTTGGGACTTGAGAGATATGAACCGTCTGCTTCATACAAGAAGAGATCAAAATTTGCCACCCTGTTGATAGCCCTGCTATTAGTTATAGTATTTATCCCTATCGGCTATCTTATTTATGCTTCATATCATGCCTTTGCGAATCTTCACCTTTTTGATCTTCGTTATATAAATATTAAAGGAAATATCCATATATCAAAGGAAGATATCTTTAACCTGGTGAAGGTAAAGGAAGGAGATGATTTATGGCGGCTTTCATTGAAGGAAAAACAAAAAAGCCTGCTCTCCTCTCCATGGGTAATGGATGCATCTTTATCCCGCATACTTCCAGACAGACTCGAGATTACTATAAAGGAAAGAGAACCTTTAACATTTATTGATAGTAATGGGAATCTTTATCTTGCTGACAGTGAAGGGGTTATACTTAAACAGCTACAGGAAAAGGGTATATTTTCGCTACCAGTAATAATTGGCGTAAATTCTGAGAAATTGCGCGAAGGAGTACAGTTGGATTCTAAAGGTGCACTCGAGGCAATCGGTCTGATTAAGACAATTAAGACGATGGGGATTATAGGGGATATAACTTCTCTGGATGAAGTATCGGTAAATGCAGAGAATCCAGAAAATATTATACTTTATTTGAATGGAGTTGAGATCAGGATAGGAATAGGAAATTATTCCAGAAAGCTTGAGAAACTGAAGGATATTGAATCAGAGATAAAGAATAAAGGACTCATAGCAAGCTATATAGATCTCAGATTCCCTGGTAAGGTGATCATTCGTCCACTCTCAGATCAAACTGAGTCGATTCCACGGAAAGGACGCCACAGAAAGATTGTAAAGGATTCTAACATTATCGGAGAATATAGAAATGGGTAAGAAGAACGATCTTGTTGTAGGACTTGATATTGGGACAACAAAGGTATGTGCGATTGTTGGAGAAATTCGTAATGAGAGTATTGATATAATTGGCATCGGTTCACATCCATCGAGGGGACTCAAGAAGGGGGTTGTTGTTAACATAGAAGGCACGGTAGATTCTATCAGGAGGGCTGTTGAAGAGGCTGAACTTATGTCAGGTGAGGATATAAGGAGTGTGTATGTGGGGATTGCAGGAGGACATATAAAGGGATTTAACAGTCGGGGTGTAATTGCCATAAAGGATAAAGAGATAAAAGAATCCGATATAAAAAGGGTGATAGATGCAGCAGCGGCTGTTTCTATACCTGTTGATAGAGAAATTCTTCATGTGTTACCGAGGGAATATATAATCGATGAGCAGGAAGGCATAAAAGAGCCACTCGGCATGAGTGGTGTGAGGTTTGAGGCAGAGGTTCATATCGTTACAGGTGCTGTCACATTGGTGCAGAATCTTATAAGGAGCTGTCAGAAGGCAGGGCTTGATGTAATGGATATAGTCTTACAACCATTGGCTTCTGGAGAAGCGGTATTGTCTAATGAAGAAAAAGAACTCGGTGTGGTTGTCATCGACTTAGGTGGTGGTACTACAGATATTGCGATATTTCTCGAAGGAGGTATCTGGCATACAGGGGTACTTGCAGTTGGTGGAAATAATTTTACAAATGATATTGCAATAGGACTAAGAACTCCGAGTATAGAGGCTGAGAAGATAAAGAAAAAATATGGATGTGCCTATACAGAGCTTGTTCGAGAAGATGAGACCATAGAGGTTCCAGGTGTCGGGGGCCGTTTACCAAGGATATTACAAAGGAGAAATCTCTCTGAGATTATTCAACCGAGGGCAGAAGAGATATTTGAACTGGTAATGCGTGAGATCAAAAGAACAGGTTATGAAGATATGATTGCATCCGGTGCTGTTATTACAGGGGGTACAGCAATAATGGAAGGCATACCAGAGGTAGCAGAACAGGTTCTTGACCTCCCTGTTCGAAGGGGTATTCCAGCTAATATTGGTGGTCTCGTAGATGTTGTTAGTAATCCTATGTATGCGACAGGTGTAGGTCTTGTCTTTTATGGTGCAGGTGAAGCGAAAGAAAGCATGAGAAAGAGATTCTCTGGAGACAACATCTTTGGAAGGGTTCTCGGCAGGATGAGAGAATGGTTTGAGGGATTTTTCCTTTAGGAACTTAAGGAAGGAGGGAATTGCTATGTTTCAATTAGAGGAAAAAATAGAAAATGCTGCAAAGATAAAGGTTATCGGGATTGGAGGGGGAGGAGGCAATGCTGTAAACACAATGATCGCCTCTAACCTTCAAGGTATTGATTTTATCGCGGCTAACACAGATCTTCAGGCCCTTGGAACATCGCTTGCACCGACAAAGATACAATTAGGTGCAAAACTCACAAAAGGGCTCGGTGCAGGCTCTGATCCAGAGATAGGGAGACAAGCAGCCATTGAAGACAGTGAATTAATCGGGGAGATGTTCTCTGGTTCGGATATGATATTTATTACAGCAGGTATGGGAGGTGGCACAGGAACAGGGGCTGCACCCGTGATTGCTAACATAGCGAGGGAATTAGGTGCACTAACTGTTGCTGTTGTGACAAAGCCCTTTATCTTTGAAGGAAGACAACGGGCAAGGAATGCCGAGGAGGGTATAAAAGAATTAAAAAAACATGTAGATACTGTTATAACAATACCAAATCAGAGGCTCTTTGATGTTATAGACAGGAATACGAGTGTTATTGATGCCTTCAGGGTGGCGGATGATGTATTGAGGCAGGCAGTCCAAGGAATATCTGACCTTATTATGATTCCTGGGCTTATAAATCTCGATTTTGCCGATGTAAAGACTATCATGTATGGTATGGGACGGGCAGTGATGGGAACAGGGAAAGGTAGCGGAGAAAACAGGGCGCTGGAGGCAGCACAGAAGGCAATAGCAAGTCCACTTATAGAAGAAGGCTCAATAAATGGTGCAAAAGGTGTGTTGATTAATATCACAGGAGGAACAGACCTCTCTCTCTATGAAGTAAATGAGGCATCCACACTTATACAGGAGGCTGCTGATGATGAGGCAAACATTATCTTCGGCTCTGTGATAAATCCTGATATGAAAGAGGATGTCGTTGTGACAGTGATAGCAACAGGATTTGATGGCAAGTCGAATAATGAACAATCCTCTGTGCGTCCTATTTCTGTTGTTTCAGATATCCATGTAAAGAAAACAGTTTCCTTTCCTAAGAGATCTAATGGCGAGGTGCCTCGCTCGGTCTTGAGTAAAGATCCAGATTTTATCTTTAACTCCGAGACATCACTCTTTGATAAAGAAGAATTGGAAAGGGAAGGTATAGAGTACGATGACGATCTTGATGTGCCAACATTTATCAGAAGAAGGGCAGAGAAATAAGGATTAAGGAGTAAGGGGTAAGGATTAAGAACCGAGGGGGAGGAACATATATGTGAGTCGCAGACTTTTTGATAAGGCAAAGAGACTCCTGAAAGATGAAAATGGAACAATCTACAAGGAACATGGTGGAAGAATCACAGTTGCCCTTGCATATCCTAATACCTACTATGTAGGTATGTCAAATCTCGGCTTCCAGACAGCGTACTGGCTTTTTAATAGAAGGAATGATGTTGTCTGTGAGCGGGTCTTCTATCCAGATGATGAAGATATTGAAGAATTTGGGAAGGTAGGAACACAGCTCTTTACAATCGAATCGCAGAAGTATATAAGAGATTACGATATTATTGCTTTCTCCGTATCTTTTGAAAACGACTACCCAAGAATCATCAAGATGCTAAATCTTGCTCGAATACCATTAAAAAGAGACGATCGAAACAATCATCCAATTATGATACTGGGTGGTATATCTGCATTTTTCAACCCCGAGCCCATAGCAGATTTTTTCGATGCGGTCTTTGTGGGTGAAGGTGAGGATTTGATTGATGAGTTCATAGAGTTCTATAAAGGAGAGGGTGGAAAGAGCTTCTCCAGAAAGAACAGAGATGATTTTTTTAAAAGACTCGCAATCTCTATATCTGGCATCTATGTGCCTTCTTTATATAGTATTTCTTACAACGATGACAGAACAATTAAAACAGTAACCGCTGAAAAGGATATTCCTCTCAGAGTAACCAGGAGATTGACAAAGGATATAAACAGGCTTGAGGTATTAAACAGGATAACTACATCAAATACAGAATTTGGTGATATGATGCTTGTCGAACTTAACAGGGGATGTGGTAGAGGATGTCGATTCTGCATGGCAGGGTTCATTTACAGACCACCGAGATATAGAAGTCAAGAGAGTATAATAAAAATAGTTCGGANNNNNNNNNNNNNNNNNNNNNNNNNNNNNNNNNNNNNNNNNNNNNNNNNNNNNNNNNNNNNNNNNNNNNNNNNNNNNNNNNNNNNNNNNNNNNNNNNNNNGTTCGGAGTTACAGATGCAAAGGTAGGACTGGTTGGTGCAGCTGTTTCGGATCACCCTGAGATAGATAGTATTTGTTCTCAACTGTCGAAACTCGGCATTCGTATATCGGTTTCTTCCCTTAGAGCAGATGCTATTACAGATAGAATTGCTGACACCCTTGTTTCGAGTGGACATAAGACTGTCTCACTTGCACCTGAAGCAGGCTCTGAAAGGTTAAGGAAGGTAATCAAAAAAGACCTAAGAGAGGATGATATATTGCGTGCGGCAGAGATCATATTCAGTAAAGGTATACCAAATCTTAAACTCTACTTCATGATAGGTTTGCCAACAGAGACGATAGAGGACATTGATTCAATAGTCACTCTTACAAAAAAGGTGCATGATATCCAGCTTTCTGCAGGGAGGATAAAAGGAAGCATAGGGAGAATTACCCTGAGCGTTAACTGTTTTGTTCCAAAACCATTTACACCATTTCAATGGTGCAGTATGAATAGTATTGAAGACCTTAAAGTCAAACTAAAATATCTCAAGAAGTCTATCTCAGGTATCAGAAATACGAATATGATACATGACTTACCAAAATGGGCTCATCTTCAAGGGATGCTATCGCGTGGGGATAGAAGACTCAGTGGAGTACTTGAACGGATGATTAAGATAGATGACTGGCGAAAGGATGCAAGCGATACAGGTATTGACCCCTCATTCTATACGATGCGTGAAAGGTATATGGATGAGGTTTTTCCTTGGGAGATCATAGATATTGGTGTGAAAAGGGAATATCTCTGGAAGGAATATCAAAAGGCGATGTATAATATAACTTGAATTACCTATTCGCTGATTACGACTTGTATGCTTTAAAAACGAAGGAGGTATATTATGGATATAATGGAACAAAAGAGAAAAGAGATGAAGAAAGAGTTTTTGGCACTAACACCTCTTGAACGAATAAAACAGATGAATGCCCTCTTTAATGACATCATCTTATTAAAAGCGAAGACAAAAGGCGTAAAAGAATATGAAGTCTATAGAAGATACATTAAGACTCGTAAATAATACCGTCCTGTCTCTTAGCAAGCATACTAAGATTAGCATTGCCCTTATTGGTGGATATGCTACAATTGCCCATGGAGTAGAGAAGACAACCGCAGATGTAGATTTTTGTATCTATACAGAAACCATTTACAGAAAAGAGACCCTTACCTTTATTGAACTGCTCAAAAAAGTAATACCAGATAATTTTGAAATACGTTTTATAGAAGGAAGCAAGATCGCGGATGATCCATTTAAGCATGATGTCATCTTTATGGATGATAGAGCTGGCGAGTATCCAAGAATTGATCTTATCATTGCAAAATATAAATGGGAATTAGAAGGCTTAGAAGAGGCAAAGCCATTGGAAGATATACTATTTCCAGTGCTGTCAAAACCTTATCTTGTTACAATGAAACTAAAAGCTGGTAGCCTAAAGGATGACAGTGATATAGTTGGTCTCTACGAACCGATGACAGCACAGGAAAAGAAAAAGGCATTTAAACTCGCAAGGCTAATACATAGAGACAAAAAGTTGAAAAGTCTTCTTGCCTATGAGAAACCCAGACAAGAGAAAGAAAATAAAAGTCTACTTATAAGGCAGGAATACTCTGAAGAATAATATGGGGTTTTCTATCGCAGAGAACCTGAAAGCAGTTAAAGAAAGAGTAAAGGCCACTGCTCTCAGGGCAGGAAGGGATCCTGATAATATAAAGATAGTAGTTGTCACAAAGACAATTGATATAGACAGGATAATGGAGGCTATAAGTGCAGGGGCAGAGATACTCGGCGAAAACAGGGTGCAGGAAGCACAAAAAAAAGTTATGAGTGATGAGTTAAGAGTTATGAGTGATGAGGTTGAGTGGCATCTGATCGGGCATCTTCAGACGAATAAGGTAAAGATTGCAGTGAGGTTATTTGACCTGATTCATTCGGTTGATAGTCTCCATCTTTCAAGGGAGATAGATGGACAAGCAGAAAGTATCGATAAGATACAGGATATACTTATAGAGGTAAATGTTTCAGCGGAAAAGAGCAAATATGGAATAAAACCAGAAGAATTAGAGGAATTTCTTAAAGATGTATCAGCATTTAAAAATCTGGATGTTAAAGGACTCATGACCATGCCACCTTTTTCGGAAAACCCAGAGGATTCAAGATATTTTTTCAGGCATCTGAAAAAACTTTCACAAGAAGCAGGATTGAAAGAACTTTCTATGGGTATGTCGAATGATTACGAGGTAGCAGTGGAGGAAGGTGCTACGATGGTCAGAATAGGAACAGCGATATTTGGGGAGAGAAAATAAAAGTGTTGATTCGGTGTATTATAAGTGTTACACTATAAAAAGAGGTAGTCTATTATGCCAACAAAAAATCCGAGGATTAATGTAGTTCTGGAAAAGCCACTTTACAAGAGCGTTCAGCATCTTGCAGAGAAAGAAGGGGTATCACTCTCATTAAAAGTCCGTGACC
Above is a genomic segment from Nitrospirota bacterium containing:
- a CDS encoding D-alanine--D-alanine ligase is translated as MSDRRQKTEDRYQTKTIKELKKKRIGVLMGGLSTEREVSLRTGMAIKDALNEMGYNVFAIDVGRNIAEVLIQNKIEVAFIALHGSFGENGAIQGLLEVMGIPYTGSGVLASALAMDKIASRKMFEYHRIPVPPFVVISRQSSVVSQKTLDYQLQTIDFPFPWVVKPAAEGSSIGVSIVSDEAELKSAMDTAFSFGEMAIIEKYIDGKEISVGILNDMALGSVEIRPKKGFYSYEAKYTAGKTEYILPPEVPEAVYRDILDIGLRAHRALGCSGATRVDTIVDKEWVTYMLEVNTLPGMTATSLLPKIALAAGIDFKSLVENILLGAIKGTPKKRKATP
- a CDS encoding FtsQ-type POTRA domain-containing protein, coding for MNIINNRKKWKDKSPPQKGFPKNRRFLGLERYEPSASYKKRSKFATLLIALLLVIVFIPIGYLIYASYHAFANLHLFDLRYINIKGNIHISKEDIFNLVKVKEGDDLWRLSLKEKQKSLLSSPWVMDASLSRILPDRLEITIKEREPLTFIDSNGNLYLADSEGVILKQLQEKGIFSLPVIIGVNSEKLREGVQLDSKGALEAIGLIKTIKTMGIIGDITSLDEVSVNAENPENIILYLNGVEIRIGIGNYSRKLEKLKDIESEIKNKGLIASYIDLRFPGKVIIRPLSDQTESIPRKGRHRKIVKDSNIIGEYRNG
- the ftsA gene encoding cell division protein FtsA; the encoded protein is MGKKNDLVVGLDIGTTKVCAIVGEIRNESIDIIGIGSHPSRGLKKGVVVNIEGTVDSIRRAVEEAELMSGEDIRSVYVGIAGGHIKGFNSRGVIAIKDKEIKESDIKRVIDAAAAVSIPVDREILHVLPREYIIDEQEGIKEPLGMSGVRFEAEVHIVTGAVTLVQNLIRSCQKAGLDVMDIVLQPLASGEAVLSNEEKELGVVVIDLGGGTTDIAIFLEGGIWHTGVLAVGGNNFTNDIAIGLRTPSIEAEKIKKKYGCAYTELVREDETIEVPGVGGRLPRILQRRNLSEIIQPRAEEIFELVMREIKRTGYEDMIASGAVITGGTAIMEGIPEVAEQVLDLPVRRGIPANIGGLVDVVSNPMYATGVGLVFYGAGEAKESMRKRFSGDNIFGRVLGRMREWFEGFFL
- the ftsZ gene encoding cell division protein FtsZ, producing MFQLEEKIENAAKIKVIGIGGGGGNAVNTMIASNLQGIDFIAANTDLQALGTSLAPTKIQLGAKLTKGLGAGSDPEIGRQAAIEDSELIGEMFSGSDMIFITAGMGGGTGTGAAPVIANIARELGALTVAVVTKPFIFEGRQRARNAEEGIKELKKHVDTVITIPNQRLFDVIDRNTSVIDAFRVADDVLRQAVQGISDLIMIPGLINLDFADVKTIMYGMGRAVMGTGKGSGENRALEAAQKAIASPLIEEGSINGAKGVLINITGGTDLSLYEVNEASTLIQEAADDEANIIFGSVINPDMKEDVVVTVIATGFDGKSNNEQSSVRPISVVSDIHVKKTVSFPKRSNGEVPRSVLSKDPDFIFNSETSLFDKEELEREGIEYDDDLDVPTFIRRRAEK
- a CDS encoding radical SAM protein, with translation MSRRLFDKAKRLLKDENGTIYKEHGGRITVALAYPNTYYVGMSNLGFQTAYWLFNRRNDVVCERVFYPDDEDIEEFGKVGTQLFTIESQKYIRDYDIIAFSVSFENDYPRIIKMLNLARIPLKRDDRNNHPIMILGGISAFFNPEPIADFFDAVFVGEGEDLIDEFIEFYKGEGGKSFSRKNRDDFFKRLAISISGIYVPSLYSISYNDDRTIKTVTAEKDIPLRVTRRLTKDINRLEVLNRITTSNTEFGDMMLVELNRGCGRGCRFCMAGFIYRPPRYRSQESIIKIVR
- a CDS encoding radical SAM protein; the encoded protein is FGVTDAKVGLVGAAVSDHPEIDSICSQLSKLGIRISVSSLRADAITDRIADTLVSSGHKTVSLAPEAGSERLRKVIKKDLREDDILRAAEIIFSKGIPNLKLYFMIGLPTETIEDIDSIVTLTKKVHDIQLSAGRIKGSIGRITLSVNCFVPKPFTPFQWCSMNSIEDLKVKLKYLKKSISGIRNTNMIHDLPKWAHLQGMLSRGDRRLSGVLERMIKIDDWRKDASDTGIDPSFYTMRERYMDEVFPWEIIDIGVKREYLWKEYQKAMYNIT
- a CDS encoding YggS family pyridoxal phosphate-dependent enzyme → MGFSIAENLKAVKERVKATALRAGRDPDNIKIVVVTKTIDIDRIMEAISAGAEILGENRVQEAQKKVMSDELRVMSDEVEWHLIGHLQTNKVKIAVRLFDLIHSVDSLHLSREIDGQAESIDKIQDILIEVNVSAEKSKYGIKPEELEEFLKDVSAFKNLDVKGLMTMPPFSENPEDSRYFFRHLKKLSQEAGLKELSMGMSNDYEVAVEEGATMVRIGTAIFGERK
- a CDS encoding ribbon-helix-helix protein, CopG family; translation: MPTKNPRINVVLEKPLYKSVQHLAEKEGVSLSLKVRDLIKEALELEEDIALSLLAEKRERTFDRAKALKHNEVW